In a genomic window of Acropora muricata isolate sample 2 chromosome 2, ASM3666990v1, whole genome shotgun sequence:
- the LOC136909636 gene encoding uncharacterized protein, producing MAVESQQKFYRAGTEEGPSFDLKDESVDEVWLIKDPEFYFPLNQDIPQSTRGQEGKSVENVCLWVTSISISGTSFILKEKFDGVYQVELKDSTNENCTLKGERKIQEIQRNLKSLKWRRTTVPKCRGGLSLMNLSPLVQAVIVYMKDHFPISAKELNFHAELKAASQWCWSDDYNQLVMRKVPVDDCRLKIAATETLKTWKKMEKELLKTRAYKVNESVDKKLSDVRKAIDVLNEYTGSGASKTSHANGLYKRKVPEAKGEGKSGQAALKYKKLEDPFPTLGRRSPRLIPTINGIL from the exons TGTGGCTGATTAAAGATCCAGAGTTTTATTTCCCCCTCAATCAAGACATTCCACAATCAACCAGAGGTCAGGAAGGAAAGAGTGTCGAAAATGTCTGTCTATGGGTAACAAGTATTAGCATTTCAGGAACGTCTTTTATACTGAAAGAGAAGTTTGATGGAGTGTACCAAGTTGAATTGAAA GATTCAACAAATGAGAATTGCACCCTCAAAGGAGAGCGGAAAATCCAAGAAATTCAAAGGAATTTGAAATCCCTTAAGTGGCGAAGGACAACCGTCCCAAAATGCAGAGGAGGATTGTCCTTGATGAACCTCAGTCCTTTGGTTCAAGCGGTTATTGTGTACATGAAAGACCATTTCCCCATCAGCGCTAAGGAATTGAACTTCCACGCTGAACTGAAAGCTGCCAGCCAGTGGTGTTGGTCGGATGACTACAATCAACTTGTCATGAGGAAAGTCCCTGTTGACGATTGTCGGCTGAAAATTGCGGCCACAGAAACACTGAAAACTTGGAAGAAAATGGAGAAAGAATTGCTAAAGACCAGAGCCTATAAAGTCAACGAAAGTGTTGACAAGAAGTTATCAG ATGTCAGAAAGGCCATTGATGTTTTAAACGAGTACACTGGCAGTGGAG CTTCAAAAACTTCACACGCAAATGGATTATATAAGAGAAAG GTCCCTGAAGCAAAAGGAGAGGGTAAAAGTGGCCAAGCtgctttaaaatataaaaaactGGAGGATCCTTTTCCGACGTTGGGGAGACGCTCTCCACGCCTCATCCCAACCATTAACGGGATATTATAA
- the LOC136909639 gene encoding uncharacterized protein: MGNFTLNFQIPLEPQQLVMAGGDQDPLEKTFSTAYLFQYESLLFDKEEPRLPCTDFLLGSDETILTISSGLSIFADKENLPHEWRHPERLWKLQKEITNSGDLKYPTEIGITLENAANGHYLIKPTVPVTLKTFIQMLRCLPWKKMYSFAEANALHWQLRQ; encoded by the exons ATGGGCAATTTCACTCTTAATTTCCAAATCCCACTGGAACCTCAACAACTTGTAATGGCTGGAGGAGACCAGGACCCACTAGAAAAAACATTCAGCACAGCGTATTTATTTCAATATGAAAGTCTCCTATTTGATAAGGAAGAGCCGCGTCTACCATGCACCGACTTTCTTCTCGGTTCTGATGAAACAATTTTAACAATATCAAGTG GGCTTAGCATCTTTGCCGACAAAGAAAACCTTCCGCACGAGTGGAGACACCCAGAACGGCTGTGGAAGCTTCAAAAAGAGATTACAAACAGCGGAGATTTGAAGTATCCCACGGAAATCGGGATAACTCTTGAAAACGCGGCTAATGGTCACTATCTTATAAAGCCAACGGTACCTGTGACACTCAAGACTTTTATACAG ATGCTACGATGCCTCCCTTGGAAGAAGATGTACTCATTCGCAGAAGCGAACGCCTTACACTGGCAATTACGACAATAA
- the LOC136909638 gene encoding uncharacterized protein isoform X2 has translation MAVESLQKFYRAGTEEGPAFDLKDKSIDEDIPQSTRGQEIKSLEIVCLWETDIVNLNKDFILKEKFDGVCLIELKDSTNANCTLKEEKIQEIQRCLKSLKWRKTTVPKCRGGFSLMHVSPLVQAVVVYLTDHFPINAKELNFHAELKAASQWCWSDDYNQLVVKKVPDGDCRLKIAAKETLKTWHKMKEELLNTSGNKSNESVDKKLSDVRKAIDVLNEYTGSGASKTSQVDGSVKKKVSEAKGEGKSGQAALKHKKLEDPFPPGRRSPRFIQPHLHASAINGKV, from the exons ATGGCTGTGGAGAGTCTACAAAAATTTTATAGAGCTGGGACCGAAGAAGGTCCAGCATTCGACTTGAAAGACAAAAGCATAGATGAAG ACATTCCACAATCAACCAGAGGTCAGGAAATAAAGAGTCTCGAAATTGTCTGTCTCTGGGAAACAGATATTGTCAATTTAAACAAGGATTTTATACTGAAAGAGAAGTTTGATGGAGTTTGCCTAATTGAATTAAAA GATTCAACAAATGCGAATTGCACCctcaaagaagagaaaatccAAGAAATTCAAAGATGTTTGAAATCCCTTAAGTGGCGAAAGACAACCGTCCCAAAATGCAGAGGAGGATTTTCTTTGATGCACGTCAGTCCTTTGGTTCAAGCCGTTGTTGTGTACTTGACAGACCATTTCCCCATCAACGCCAAGGAATTGAACTTCCACGCTGAGCTGAAGGCTGCCAGCCAGTGGTGTTGGTCGGATGACTACAATCAACTAGTTGTGAAGAAAGTCCCTGATGGCGATTGCAGGCTGAAAATTGCTGCCAAAGAAACGCTGAAAACTTGGCACAAAATGAAGGAAGAACTTCTAAATACCAGTGGCAATAAAAGCAACGAAAGTGTTGACAAGAAGTTGTCAG ATGTCAGAAAGGCCATTGATGTTTTAAACGAGTACACTGGCAGTGGAG CTTCAAAAACTTCTCAAGTAGATGGATCTGTTAAGAAGAAG GTCTCAGAAGCAAAAGGAGAGGGTAAAAGTGGCCAAGCTGCtttaaaacataaaaaactggAGGATCCTTTTCCGCCGGGGAGACGCTCTCCACGATTCATCCAGCCTCATCTCCACGCCTCAGCCATTAACGGGAAGGTGTAA
- the LOC136909638 gene encoding uncharacterized protein isoform X1 codes for MAVESLQKFYRAGTEEGPAFDLKDKSIDEVLLVNDPKLYFPLNQDIPQSTRGQEIKSLEIVCLWETDIVNLNKDFILKEKFDGVCLIELKDSTNANCTLKEEKIQEIQRCLKSLKWRKTTVPKCRGGFSLMHVSPLVQAVVVYLTDHFPINAKELNFHAELKAASQWCWSDDYNQLVVKKVPDGDCRLKIAAKETLKTWHKMKEELLNTSGNKSNESVDKKLSDVRKAIDVLNEYTGSGASKTSQVDGSVKKKVSEAKGEGKSGQAALKHKKLEDPFPPGRRSPRFIQPHLHASAINGKV; via the exons ATGGCTGTGGAGAGTCTACAAAAATTTTATAGAGCTGGGACCGAAGAAGGTCCAGCATTCGACTTGAAAGACAAAAGCATAGATGAAG TTTTGCTGGTTAACGATCCAAAGTTATATTTCCCTCTCAATCAAGACATTCCACAATCAACCAGAGGTCAGGAAATAAAGAGTCTCGAAATTGTCTGTCTCTGGGAAACAGATATTGTCAATTTAAACAAGGATTTTATACTGAAAGAGAAGTTTGATGGAGTTTGCCTAATTGAATTAAAA GATTCAACAAATGCGAATTGCACCctcaaagaagagaaaatccAAGAAATTCAAAGATGTTTGAAATCCCTTAAGTGGCGAAAGACAACCGTCCCAAAATGCAGAGGAGGATTTTCTTTGATGCACGTCAGTCCTTTGGTTCAAGCCGTTGTTGTGTACTTGACAGACCATTTCCCCATCAACGCCAAGGAATTGAACTTCCACGCTGAGCTGAAGGCTGCCAGCCAGTGGTGTTGGTCGGATGACTACAATCAACTAGTTGTGAAGAAAGTCCCTGATGGCGATTGCAGGCTGAAAATTGCTGCCAAAGAAACGCTGAAAACTTGGCACAAAATGAAGGAAGAACTTCTAAATACCAGTGGCAATAAAAGCAACGAAAGTGTTGACAAGAAGTTGTCAG ATGTCAGAAAGGCCATTGATGTTTTAAACGAGTACACTGGCAGTGGAG CTTCAAAAACTTCTCAAGTAGATGGATCTGTTAAGAAGAAG GTCTCAGAAGCAAAAGGAGAGGGTAAAAGTGGCCAAGCTGCtttaaaacataaaaaactggAGGATCCTTTTCCGCCGGGGAGACGCTCTCCACGATTCATCCAGCCTCATCTCCACGCCTCAGCCATTAACGGGAAGGTGTAA